ATCCGGCGCACGTGCAGAAGGTACGAGTTCAATGCCAGGgtctcctgctgcgcctgcgtcggctcggggactgtaaaagccgcccagccagtgaataataatgagctgggcggcgctaggaagcgacagttgaggcgtggctgggcacgaaggtaggagtaaaaacgccccttgggcataaaggaaggtgattgacagatgattataaagttgtttttacatggtttacaatgcggacagggggttctcttatgtgattgtaatacactttaatagacctatgactgcataagaataactaaatatgtctatcgggcctgtcagtgtccctttaaggagttaaagggtttctatcacttcatatgacataattagctgtcagacactagcgatccgctagtgtctgctctggccaaccatcctactataatcacttgtggggcagcggttttgctaaaaaactaacttttataaatatgctaatgagcctctaggtgctatgtgggcgtcattagcacctagaggctccgtctaccttcatacacagccgccgcccagcgcgtccctccagcccgcccatgtcctcctccgtgtgacgcagcggacgagttctcgcgcatgcgtcgtgcgcggctgtattcggcgcatgcgcattgaatgtctgaccgctccgagctgagatctcaaatgcgccgaatacagccgcgcacgacgcatgcgcgagaactcgtcctcctccgtgtgacgcagcggacatgggcgggctggagggacgtgctgggcggccgctgtgtatgaaggtagacggagcctctaggtgctaatgacgcccacatagcacctagaggctcattagcatatttataaaagttagttttttagcaaaaccgttgccccacaagtgattatagtaggatggttggccagagcagacactagcggatcgctagtgtctgacagctaattatgtcatatgaagtgatagaaaccctttaaaggttatgtacaccgcttggggctatttttttttatgattgcattttcccAATTCGGggcaaaaaatcattttttcaatttaataaaaataatgagtgtttaggaggtcagagagcagcgataaggagccgtcagctccccaactgacagaAAATATAAAGGGTGCCTCTAGAGCATGGCAGCTCTGTGCTGAAATAAGacttcatatttttaataaagtccaattgaaatatttatttttagctcataatgaatacaatttaaaaaaattaaaaattgcccCCATGAGGTGTAGATAGCCTCTAAAGGCTCTTCCACACCAGCGTGTCCCTCTGCCTTCTACAGGATCATAGTGACAGCTTTATGGCGGTATGATTCCGTTACAGTGAGGTCATAATACCGCGCACTTCCTAAGTCCAGACGGCACGATCCCTCTCACACTAAGGGACACGCTCGTGTAAAAGAGCCCTAAGGGGCATGAGGCCTTTGAGGGGGCCTCCACACTGAACGCCTGGAGCTTTGGATGcacattgcagggtggttgttgtTTTTAACCTTTCTTACGGGCAGATTATAATGAGTTTGGCCCTTTGCGACACGCAGGGTAAATGTATGGATGTTCCCTATAGGAAAGAGAGGTTGTGGTGGTCGCGGCAGTTTGTCTGCTGGACACAAGGGCCACACGTCTCATCAGAACAGAATGTGCTGTAAAAATACCCAAGCTGAACATAGGGAGAGCACCACAGCAAAACCGATGATACCGTGTACATCAACGTCTGGGGAGGAGCAAGACGCCGGGAGCCTTCTACAGCCTGTTGTCTCCCGCACGTGAAGATGGAACCCACAACCTGCTGAGATCAAGTGATTTAATCCAGGTAATAAAATCAGTCAGAACATGAAGGGCTCACACCAGGGCCCAAAATGGCTGAAATTCCACAATACCATACTCCAGACAGATTCAGCTGTAGTGTCTAATGGGGGTGCTGATCCCTAAAGACTTCATAACCGTCAGTGAAGGAACCCAGCTCAGTGAAgagtcagctcacaggacaaggcACAGGATGACCACCAAGTGCTCTGAAGATGAAGCTGCTTCCTGTGACAGCTCAGCAGCGATGAGGGTGACCGCAACCACTGAGAAGGTCGAGAAGCCGCTTCCTGTCCCGGATTAGACTTCACTTCTCATATTTGCAACTTATGAGAATAAAAACCACTAAACTGTACAGATAAAACCAAAAAAAAGGCAGACCTTCTGAGGACATGCGGGGGAGGGCACCAGTCCATGATATACCAGGGGCTCCTAACCCTGCTGAGGGCCCCCGCTGCTGGcctgctcctcctccctgtactctgTATATTTCTTGGCACTGCCTTGTACCCGATCCACTGGATACTTCTTGGCATTCAGCTCCATCTTGGTGAGGACGGCGCGGGGAAGATCCACGTGACACTTCTCCGCTAGTTCCAGGAGGTAAATGAGGACATCGCTCAGCTCATGGCGAAGAGACTCTTTCTGAGATGGTGTCCAATCAGGGAGGCCTTCTGAGACCTCTCCCCTCCACTGACTGCAGAGACAAAGACAATTTACAGATACGAGACCCACGACAAGCCACCATCTACAGCAGACCCAAGCCTCGGCACCCCATCACACACAGGAGATAAGGCCCCCGACatcccaggatttccacacaaacGGTCCCTGGATATCTCAGAGACTGAGCCCCCTAAACATATTACCGCTCAAGATCTGACCCCTTGACATGCCCACTACTCCCACAAGACTAGGATCCCCAACATGCCACCACTTACAGGCCCCAAGCTGCTAACCAATTTTGCAAATGTATTGACACCCCTTCCATTTACAGGACACAGTGAATGCTTACAAGAGTTCGGCCAACTCTCCGACTTCCCCGACCAGAGCGAGCAGAAGGTTCCTGGGTTGATGAAACTTCTTCCAGTCTCTCTCAGCTGTGAAGCAGGACTGGAGGCGGCGACTGTGGAGGAGAAGACGCACGCCGTCACTACCGAGACATCAAATCACAGTGACCTGTGCCATCAGGGGCCCAACCACCCCTGGGGGACACACAGCTGATAAGGACCCATGAGGGAGCACCAGAGGGCGCGGGGTCAGGACTACATTGGCCAGGACATGGACACCCCAATCCCCAACACCTCCTCACATGTCCTCCATGCTTGGGGAATTGCTGAAGCAGAATTCTGTCTGGGGGTCACTCATCGTGTTCTGGAGACCTGAGGGGAAAAAGACGCTATTACAACCCGGGGTGCAGACAAGGGAACCCCCACAGTGCCAGAGACCACCCCGGACACAAGGGCCCCCAACATTATCACCACACCATCCCCAGTTATACTCAAACCTCTACAACCCCCACAATCTCCAGACACAGCCACCCCCAGCATCCACCTCAAATCCTCCAGACACAGCCACCCCCAACATCCACCTCACACAGACCACCCCCAACATCCACCTCATACAGACCACCCCCAACATCCACCTCACACAGACCACCCCCAACATCCACCTCACACAGACCACCCCCAACATCCACCTCATACAGACCACCCCCAACATCCACCTCATACAGACCACCCCCAACATCCACCTGAAATCCTCCAGGCACAGCCACCCCCATCATCCACCTGAAATCCTCCAGGCACAGCCACCCCCAACATCCACCTCACACAGACCGCCCCCCAACATCCACCTGAAATCCTCCAGGCACAGCCACCCCCATCATCCACCTCAAATCCTCCAGACACAGCCACCCCCAACATCCACCTCATACAGACCGCCCCCCATCCTCCAGACACAGCCACCCCCAACATCCACCTCACACAGACCACCCCCAACATCCACCTCATACAGACCGCCCCCCATCCTCCAGACACAGCCACCCCCAGACACAGCCA
This genomic interval from Bufo bufo chromosome 7 unlocalized genomic scaffold, aBufBuf1.1 SUPER_7_unloc_1, whole genome shotgun sequence contains the following:
- the DCTPP1 gene encoding dCTP pyrophosphatase 1, with product MSDPQTEFCFSNSPSMEDIRRLQSCFTAERDWKKFHQPRNLLLALVGEVGELAELFQWRGEVSEGLPDWTPSQKESLRHELSDVLIYLLELAEKCHVDLPRAVLTKMELNAKKYPVDRVQGSAKKYTEYREEEQASSGGPQQG